From a region of the Rhodococcus sp. 4CII genome:
- a CDS encoding sensor histidine kinase has protein sequence MSDDSPPRAKFWDIEGWGLRWKVTAVLAVPVTVAMVLGGLRVQGELSNAVHFTEAADQIVVVPDIVALEASMGTVTSGYASGTLTKDDRADAESLMDAVSEQARNPELDPAVASSINQTVSDGRALLNLMDSPGVATDLLAERQRAFAADFIREVDDIVRPIEDSEVVDKGYQLTNAWQAQRRLFDQAMGLVIVKDAYAAPDGREKARTGNIPTSAVVAAAGAESSLLDVLDRYYPKGDARLETLRNNIAARNALIDQGLADASRGGVLPILQLRSSLIASRDVYQELTSEAAKDIASTVQVRAAETRSAALRDTAIVLGTLLAALVLALLVSRSLIGPIRRLRYGALKAARRDLPDAIEQIKASDDPRALSFEPVAVHSSEEIGQLARAVDDIHGQALKLAGEQAQLRLQINDMFETLARRSKSLVDQQLGLIENLEFEEKDPKRLESLFRLDHLAARMRRNGENLLILAGTRVRRSQAAPIPLGDVLRAAISEVEDYQRVQMGATPEGALSGTVVTDVVHLLAELVDNSLRASPPDTAVTFSFARAVDGGVLLEIADRGIGIPADDMRAVNERLASGGEVGPETARHMGLFVVSRLAKRHGLTVRLRSTFDTARNPGVTVSIHIPNALIVSQAARQDTGSQRKIPAAPVRTAIPAPAAPTPRKDNGQQATRNGLPVRTPSTPSAPSPAPASAVTTASGTSLPRRQPGASGIAAGAGSSASTPAAQSLDTVTVRGSGAMPKLPVRRPQATPDKASDKASDKASAESQPLHAPQAPRSENRAETRNVEPSASPSRDGDDQAPVRHRYRTNSVKTASFFQSRIDPPPTEAAPRPGGGTPIFSDMVSDWLTDPTGAEGAPGVWHSAGDAGWSAAERISETPVEVDPEIGLPKRRPGDRLVPGTVEGAHNTGTLRRVRDPETIRANLSRHQQGVRNGRATRLAERNSIEGDR, from the coding sequence ATGAGCGACGATTCGCCGCCCCGGGCAAAGTTCTGGGATATCGAGGGTTGGGGCCTGCGGTGGAAGGTCACCGCGGTTCTCGCAGTTCCCGTCACCGTCGCCATGGTGCTCGGCGGGCTCCGTGTGCAGGGCGAACTGAGCAACGCCGTCCACTTCACCGAGGCGGCCGACCAGATCGTCGTCGTCCCGGACATCGTGGCCCTCGAGGCCTCGATGGGCACCGTGACCAGTGGTTACGCCTCGGGCACCCTCACCAAGGACGACCGGGCGGACGCGGAATCCCTGATGGACGCCGTGTCCGAACAGGCCCGCAACCCCGAACTGGATCCGGCCGTCGCCAGCTCCATCAACCAGACCGTCTCGGACGGCCGGGCCCTGCTGAATCTGATGGATTCGCCGGGTGTCGCCACCGACCTGCTCGCCGAACGCCAGCGCGCGTTCGCCGCGGACTTCATCCGCGAGGTCGACGACATCGTGCGCCCCATCGAGGACAGTGAGGTCGTCGACAAGGGCTACCAGCTGACCAACGCGTGGCAGGCGCAGCGCCGCCTGTTCGACCAGGCCATGGGTCTCGTCATCGTGAAGGACGCCTACGCCGCTCCCGACGGACGGGAGAAGGCGCGGACGGGCAACATCCCCACGTCCGCCGTCGTCGCGGCCGCCGGCGCCGAGTCGAGCCTCCTCGACGTCCTCGACCGGTACTACCCGAAGGGCGATGCCCGCCTCGAGACGCTGAGAAACAACATCGCCGCCCGCAACGCCCTCATCGACCAGGGTCTGGCGGACGCGTCGCGCGGCGGGGTGCTGCCCATTCTGCAGCTGCGGTCCTCGCTCATCGCGAGCCGTGACGTCTATCAGGAGCTCACCAGCGAAGCGGCGAAGGACATCGCGTCCACCGTGCAGGTCCGCGCGGCCGAGACCCGGTCCGCCGCGCTGCGTGACACCGCGATCGTCCTCGGCACGCTGCTCGCGGCGCTCGTTCTCGCGCTCCTCGTGTCCCGTTCGCTGATCGGCCCGATCCGCCGCCTGCGCTACGGCGCGCTGAAGGCCGCCCGCCGCGACCTCCCGGACGCGATCGAGCAGATCAAGGCCAGCGACGATCCGCGGGCGCTGTCGTTCGAGCCGGTGGCCGTGCACTCCTCCGAGGAGATCGGCCAGCTCGCCCGCGCCGTGGACGACATCCACGGGCAGGCGCTCAAGCTCGCCGGTGAGCAGGCGCAACTCCGCCTGCAGATCAACGACATGTTCGAGACGCTCGCGCGGCGAAGCAAGTCGCTGGTGGACCAGCAGCTCGGCCTGATCGAGAATCTCGAGTTCGAGGAGAAGGACCCGAAGCGTCTCGAGAGTCTGTTCCGGCTCGACCACCTGGCCGCCCGTATGCGGCGGAACGGCGAGAACCTGCTGATTCTGGCCGGTACCCGCGTACGTCGGTCGCAGGCGGCGCCGATCCCGCTCGGTGACGTGCTGCGTGCGGCGATCTCCGAGGTCGAGGACTACCAGCGTGTGCAGATGGGCGCCACCCCCGAGGGTGCGCTCAGCGGAACGGTCGTCACCGACGTCGTCCACCTGCTTGCCGAACTGGTCGACAACTCGCTGCGCGCCTCGCCGCCCGACACGGCGGTGACGTTCAGCTTCGCCCGCGCCGTGGACGGGGGAGTGCTGCTCGAGATCGCGGACCGCGGCATCGGTATCCCGGCCGACGACATGCGGGCCGTCAACGAGCGCCTGGCGTCCGGTGGCGAGGTCGGTCCCGAGACCGCGCGTCATATGGGTCTGTTCGTCGTGAGCCGGCTCGCGAAGCGGCACGGCCTGACCGTGCGCCTGCGGTCGACGTTCGACACCGCGCGGAACCCCGGCGTGACCGTCAGCATTCATATTCCGAACGCGCTGATCGTCTCGCAGGCCGCCCGGCAGGACACTGGATCGCAGCGGAAGATCCCCGCGGCACCGGTTCGCACCGCCATCCCGGCGCCCGCGGCTCCCACGCCGCGGAAGGACAACGGGCAGCAGGCGACCCGCAACGGGCTGCCGGTCCGCACCCCGTCCACGCCGTCCGCACCGAGCCCAGCTCCCGCGAGTGCGGTGACCACGGCCTCCGGCACGAGCCTGCCCCGGCGTCAGCCCGGTGCCAGTGGCATCGCGGCCGGCGCAGGGTCGTCGGCAAGCACTCCGGCCGCGCAGTCCCTGGACACTGTCACCGTCCGAGGCTCCGGAGCGATGCCGAAGCTGCCCGTGCGGCGACCGCAGGCGACTCCGGACAAAGCTTCGGACAAAGCTTCGGACAAGGCATCGGCGGAATCGCAACCGCTGCATGCACCGCAGGCCCCGCGCAGCGAGAACCGCGCCGAGACGCGAAACGTGGAGCCGTCGGCGTCCCCGTCGCGGGACGGCGACGACCAGGCACCGGTGCGGCACCGCTACCGCACGAACTCGGTGAAGACCGCGTCGTTCTTCCAGTCGCGGATCGACCCGCCCCCAACCGAGGCGGCACCCCGCCCCGGCGGCGGCACCCCGATCTTCTCCGACATGGTGTCCGACTGGCTGACCGATCCGACCGGGGCCGAAGGCGCACCGGGTGTCTGGCACTCCGCCGGCGACGCCGGATGGTCCGCCGCGGAACGGATCAGTGAGACCCCGGTCGAGGTCGACCCCGAGATCGGTCTGCCGAAGCGGCGACCCGGCGACCGCCTGGTTCCCGGCACCGTGGAAGGCGCGCACAATACGGGGACACTGCGCCGCGTGCGTGACCCTGAGACAATTCGCGCCAATCTCAGTCGTCACCAGCAGGGCGTCCGAAACGGCAGGGCCACGAGGCTCGCGGAACGTAACAGCATTGAAGGAGACCGATGA
- a CDS encoding roadblock/LC7 domain-containing protein encodes MNTAHGSDVTRPLDWLVSNFASDVPGVSHAVLVSADGLLMAASAHLPIDRAEQLAAVTSGLASLSAGVSRLFEGGGVLQSVVEMQHGYLLLMSVGDGSHLATLTDAECDIGQVGYEMAILVDRVGASVQATARTPQGL; translated from the coding sequence ATGAACACCGCTCATGGATCCGACGTCACGCGTCCTCTCGACTGGTTGGTGTCGAACTTCGCCAGTGACGTCCCCGGTGTCTCCCACGCCGTCCTGGTATCCGCGGACGGTCTCCTGATGGCGGCCAGCGCCCACCTCCCGATCGACCGGGCCGAGCAGCTCGCCGCGGTCACGTCCGGGCTGGCCAGCCTCTCGGCCGGCGTGTCCCGGTTGTTCGAAGGCGGCGGAGTGCTGCAGTCGGTGGTCGAGATGCAGCACGGGTACCTGCTGCTCATGAGCGTCGGGGACGGCTCCCACCTCGCGACGCTCACCGACGCCGAGTGCGACATCGGGCAGGTCGGCTACGAGATGGCGATCCTGGTCGACCGTGTCGGCGCATCGGTGCAGGCCACGGCCCGCACCCCGCAGGGTCTCTGA
- a CDS encoding DUF742 domain-containing protein, which translates to MPMDDHHSERSGPNIVRPYSLTSGRTRPAVELALEALIQALPQSVDRQWELDDVNAAIVALCQQSPSVAEIAARVGVPLGVARVLVADLVESGHLQILATLKEDSTDSERRELIERVLSGLREI; encoded by the coding sequence ATGCCCATGGACGATCACCACTCGGAGCGGTCGGGCCCGAACATCGTGCGCCCGTACTCGCTCACGTCGGGCCGCACCCGGCCCGCGGTCGAGCTCGCGCTCGAGGCGTTGATTCAGGCACTCCCGCAGTCGGTGGACCGGCAGTGGGAGCTCGACGACGTCAACGCCGCGATCGTGGCGTTGTGTCAGCAGTCGCCTTCGGTCGCCGAGATCGCCGCCCGTGTGGGTGTGCCGCTCGGAGTGGCACGCGTCCTCGTCGCCGACCTCGTCGAGTCCGGGCATCTGCAGATCCTGGCCACCCTGAAGGAAGACTCGACCGACTCCGAACGTCGTGAACTCATCGAAAGGGTCCTCAGTGGACTTCGCGAAATCTGA